The DNA segment GAATTGGGGCTTATTACAATAGTCGCAGTGCACATAAATAGACAATCCCGCCGTCTGCAGTACGTATTGTTTATAGCGGTATAACGTAGCTCGCGTCGACGAGTGGTATCAATACGTCATCTGCAAGAAGCTCAACACGCATGAGTGAAACAAATGACCATTTCGCATTGTCACCAACAAGTCGGTGTACAGTGTTCATATTAGCTAAAGCCATTTGTGTGTCCGTAAACGCCTGTGCGGCTCCCAATACTCCCGCGGTATGCACGCCCTGAATAAGAACTATTGTTCGTTCAGGATTGAATGGATTTGCGAACCGCGCAAACAGCCCGACATCGGCTATCAGTTCCCCGCTTTCCGTGAACTCTGACAGTAGCCAACGTTTAATATTCCCTACAGCAAAGCTTAGGGCAGGAGGCGATTCTTGATAGTTGACTCCAATTGCCACCCGTTGCATTATCTCCCTCGCAATGACATTGCCGTCGTTCTCGTCCCCGAAACCCGGACCGCCTATTACTATTAAGTCATCTCTGAGATGTTGGCGAGCCGGGAATTCATTGGGAGTGTAAGGGATCACGCGGATACCATATAGGCGAGATAGAAACATTGCCACTTCCAAGAAAGCATCCTTGTCGCCGAATTTATCGAGGTGAATGTAGTTCGGCGAAGACCTAGACGCCGACGGGAGGTTGTCATAGGATGGCGGACAAATCACGTGAACGTCACGGCTATGCTGGCCGAACCAAATCAGAGATGCGAGTTGCTCGTGCCACTGCGTTCCTCGTTCCCAGCAATCGACTACTGCTTGCCAGAATACCGCAAGTTGATTGTCAGCTTCTCGTTCTTCAATTGCATTCTTGAGTGACTCGTAAATAACAAGGCAACTCGGTGCTTCTACAAATATACCTGCACTCAGGCTCTGCGACCTCTTGGAGCGAAGTAGTAGACAAGGAATAGTCTTCGCAGCTACCTTCCCGCAAATATATGCCATTCTTTTGTCTTCCTCAGATACTTCAATCACGGCTCCATCAACAGAGTCAATCAGATTCTCCTCAGATATCGTTAGCTGGTGATTGTCATCAAGCAGCAGCACTTCTGTTTCGACGTCGAACCTACCTGTCGCAAGAGCCAAGACGTGCGAACGGAGGGTAGAGGCGAGACTGCGCGCGTCTTCCGGGCTATATGACTCCGTGTGAGAAGTCCGGAGGCAGCAGACAAGAAACTTCACAGTCAGATCTCCTTTCCACCAGGTGTTCTGTGTAGACGCGAGCGTAGAAAGCCACGCCATTTCGACATTGATTGCCATTGTCCTCGATAAACGACCGTTTGCGGAGGAATATCAGTCCTTACGATTTCGCGAGCGCCGATGTAGGCCCCTTCACCGATTGTAACTCCACCGATAATCAATGCGTCAACACCGACAACACAACCACGCCTAAAAATCGGGGACGGTTCGTCCGTCGTATCCCAGTCTGCTGTAGGATCCCTGTGGGAATGCGCGATTGAACCCATGAATGTAACATCATCTTCAAGTACAACGCGCTCGCTCACGTCGCCGCCAACGATGCAGCGACGCCCAATTGTGCATCGATTAAACAATTGTGATCCGTATAGAACTTTCGTTCCTTGCCCCACCGTTACTCCGACACCAACACGGCAATAATGATCAATCGCGACATCACTACCTATAGAAGAATCCCAATGAATGACACAGAAAGCACCAATCGTTACTCCAGATCCTAATCGAGGGGGTGCGGCGCCATCACCCTCACCAATGATGGTTGCATGACCAACTACTAGATCATCGGGAATAGCGACTTTCGGATGTATCCATGCTGTCGGAGAAATTACCACTTACATCTCCCCCTTATGTAGGAACCGGACAAGCATATCGTATACACGTCGATGATTCTGCAATGTTTCCGGCCAATCAAGATCATTATCTCCTGGAACAGCAAATCCATGGTCAACATTTGGGAAATCGATGAGCTTCACTACCGGGAAGCGACAGGCGTAGTTCTGCGAATTGAGATGGGGAACTCCTGTGTCGGCGGTGCCATGAATTATTATAGTCGGGCAGGACGGGGGAGGCGCAGCACTGAAGTAAGGGAACTCCGCTATGATCTGGCGCGAGAATGGCCGGCCGGATGTCATAAGGTAGTGGTTGGCATCCAGGTTGTCCCTGGCAGCATCATTCAAGCCTAACATGCGATTGCCAAGACCCTCATACTCAATGTAATCGTAGGAATAGTCTAGAACAGGCGCTAACAACACCACCGACCGTAAATTGTGGGTCGTTGTTCTACTCCATGCCACAGAAACGCCACCACCAAAGGACGCAGCTATGAGATCAAGACTGTCGGCACCGGTACTCTCAACCAGTGCACAAGCAGCGGCTTCAATATCGTTGGCTATGCCTGCAAGCGTGAGTTCGGCAATAGGACGATCACGGTCGACACCATAGCACCGCCAGTCAAAGCGGAAAGACGCGATACCGGCTTTTGCGAAAGCTGCGGCCATTCGCAGATAAAAACCCCATTCGTCTCTATCGGAATCAATTCCATGAACCAACAACGCAAAATGCGAAGGAATTGAATTTGGTACGCATAGGGTTCCCTCAAGTGGGACGCCATCAAATGAGCGAAATGAAACGATCCGTTCTTTCATATACAGTTCTCCTCTTGAGCAGCGACAAAAACCTCGATCTCGGCTACGCTTGTCAAATGCTCAATAGCGTCGTCAGGGATCTCGATTTCAAACATTTCCTCTAAAGCTAGAATGATATTTATCTGAGCCAAAGAGTCCCAGTTCTGTGTTCTATAAATACCAGAATCAGCAACAATGTCAGCAGTGTCTATATCGAGAATTCGAGCAATTAGTGCGTGAAGGGATGCAATTCTCGACGATCTGGGAGACGCCTCATTCATATAAACTATGACTCCGGGCGGCTAAGAGACTAGCGGCCTGATAATCGACTTTCATTGATGGTAGACGCGGAATTCGCGATACATGTGCGACACGAACTGGCCAAAGATTGCGAGGAATCTCCTGAAGTGCCAAGCGCACCCGATTGGCGCGGTCATCATTCGATCCTTCTATCAACAAGACTAGCCCGCTAGAGTTACTGAAGAGACAGCAAGAAGAACAAACAACTGCTGAAACTCGTCGCTCAAGCGGCTCTGGTGAGACCAAAACGCCGTGATAATTGAAGCGACGGTCGAGACGACCAACAACAGCAAGAGTGCCGTCTTGCAGTTTGGTGACGGTGTCCCTAGTCTCGTGGCGTCCATTGAACGGCTGTACCGACAATCCAGTATTCGAACCTAATGCAAATTCGACATAGCCTACAGCTACGTGTTCGCTGAAAACAATGAGCTCTAAAGCTGAACGATCAGCTCGGATGGAAAAACTCCAGCCGTCTAATTCGGTGCCAATAGAGCAAGGGGCGTCTACTCCTGAAACTAGGTCATCGGTGACATCGGCAACGGAAGCGAATCCGTTAGTCTCAGTGGAACCATATGTGTTTAGGATGCGTGCAGCCGGAAATAACTTATGGGCGGCCTTCGCAATACCCGACGTCAACGTCTCGCCTCCAAAACCAACAAACCGCATCGCCGGATTCTCCGCGCCCACAGTTGAATTGCTAAACATCGAAATCCAAATTGGTACGGAGCGCCAATGAGTAGCGCCGAAACGTAGTAAAGAGCTAAATGCGCGAACCCTATCCGCAATACGAATCAACGGAACCCACGTAGAACCAGAGAAAAGCGAGAGAAAAAAATTAGTTAGGCTGAGATCTGAGGCGTTCGCGGGATCAGCTAACACAGCGCCTTCAGCGAGATGAAGGCGGTCGGAACCTCTCGACAGAAAAGCGTCATGCCCGTCGCGTGGTAGCAACACAGCTCGTACCGACCCTGTAGTGCCGGATGTGAGACCAACATACCTTAATGGCGGAAGATTGGTTCCCAATTTCCACTCCGCGTCGATAAGTCGTTGCACTGCGACGGAGGAGTCGCTGGCGTGCATGCGAACAGTCGCGCCAAGTTTCGTAATTACGTAGTCGAGAACTGCGGTAGTTTCAAGTCGGATGTTGCGTAATACGAAAGGTGTATCTCCAAGGACACATGCAGTAATTGCTATGTACGTACCGAGGCATATCTCCCCATCAATAACTACAAGGTCACTATGTCGCAGCTTCTGTGCAAGAGACATCGCTTGAGTGACCAGGTCGCGCCAACAAAGTGGAGACTGGCCATCTACAGCATTGGCTAAGGCTTTCTTCCTGGAGTAGATGTTATCAGATAGAGTCGTCATAGCTACATTAAGGATCGAGTGTTGGTAGGTTGTATGTGGGCGTATTGCCGGTAAATGGTGCCTCCAGGATGTCCTCAAATTCGTCCACTACTCTTGCCCAAGAGTTGTCGGTGTGAACCTCAGACAACCTGATGAGGCCCCTGTCAAGTAATCGAATTGCACGGCGGAGCCGAGCACTTAGCTTTTTGCTTGCACGGCTTTCGATCCAGGCTAGTGCCCCTGCTGATACCGTAGTAGCTAGCCCAATCAAGCCTGCAGGACCGCCCATGGATTGCGCGACTGCAAAACCAACTCCAACAATAGTAGCGCCGATCCCAAGAACTGTCCAGCGATTTGTGATAGATTCAAGTCGATCTGCTTCGCCCAAGTAGTCTCTTCGAATCCTCTCTATGCGCGAACGATATTCTGTCGCCTTCTCTGGAACTGGCGCGCTCCGCATTGATATCATTGATTCTGATGGACAAAGGTCGCGCCAATCTGCTCTATACGGCCAATCAGCACGACCGTACGCCTCGGCTATGTCGGTTTCTCGGTCCGCCTCCATCGACTGAAACTGAGAATGATCGGTAATGGAACGCACGCTCGTTGCGGCAAACGCGTACCGGGCCGAGAGGCTTTCGAGCGCGCTAGCTGTCGCACGCAGAATCCCCAACTTCGTTTCGGGAACGGTTACAATTCGATACACCCATGCGCTAGCTGCGAGCAGGAATAGTGTGGCCGGCGCAAATGTCCAAGGCGGCCAGTGCATTGATTCCGTCAAACTGGCGAGAATAACGCCACCAATCTGGATACCTGTCGCAAGGGTGTCTCGGAACTTGCAGCGACGAGCTAGCATGGTGTAATGATTGACGGCGGTGACATGCAAAGCGGACGGACAAGTCATGATACTACGACGTGCTCCTGGGTTTCTGGTCTATACTGATTGCGAAGCGATACAACAGGTTCGGGGTTTTGGATGCAACCCTCTGCGAGGTAAGCGGGCCAGGTGGCTCTGCCATTTATGATTGGGATGTAGTGTTGAGCACCAGTAGTGTATTCTCGACCTACATAAACAAGGCCGTCGATCACTACACCTGATCGCGCGGAATGTGCCAACAAAGCTCTTTGGCGATATTGATCAAGTTGAACACGTGCGCTGGAGTGGGAATCTGGTTGGAGGCGCGAATACCGGTACAATGGTTGCGCAACGTGGCACAAGTTTTGTGATCCGGCGGCACGTAGGATACGTAGGAAAAACTCCGTCATCTCACCCCATCGGTAATTCTCGTTGAATCCTTTTATTTCCAATACAAGATCTCGTGTCAATAGCTGGGGCTGAATAGCAAAAACCACAGAATGCCACGGGTCGAAAATTGTGCCTCCATACTCCTCATGAAGCTTCCCTAAATATGGTGCGGCGTACCGCCGGACAAAACGATCCGGAGATAGAACTAGACAATCACCAATTACAGCACAAGCGTTGGTCGATTGCGCCGAATTGTAGAGGCAAGCTAGCGCAGTTGCTTCGAGTTGATCATCGGCATCAAGCCAAGATATGTAGTCGCCGTGGGAGCACTTGATCCCTAAATTGCGAGCGGCAGCGATGCCCGACGGACTTGACATAGATGCAAATCGAAAAGTCCGGTTGGTCGAGGAATATCGACGCGAGATCGGCATCAACTGGTCAGCCATCTTCCAATCGGAGCCATCATTTACAACGATCGTTTCAATCTCATGATCAGTGGTCTGTAGCGCTATGCTTTCGAGGGCTCGACGGAGCAACATGAGCGGTGTATTTCGCCACGGAATTACAACGGATATCATCAAAATGTGCCCCCTAGTGCACCCGGCTCTCGCCATTTGGATGTTAGAAGGTAGTGCTAATTCTTTCGTCTTAAATATTAAATAATAACAAAGCAACGCCAAATAAGTCAAGCTAAATTTACAGAAACGGCTAACTAGCCCTTCAGAAACATCCTAGGAGAATTTCGACCAAACTGGCTCCTGGGACTTGTTGGTGCCAGAACTCATCCGACGCAGTTCTCCATCACCCAGTAGGTAGACGCAAGAAAGGAACTGCTATCCGGAGAGAACTCATGCCGCTATCGGCCACTGGGAATCCGACTCCAGAGCAGCGCTGTAAGGAGATGGCCACCATCCTCGGCCGAGGGCTCTTACTTCAAGCGAAAATGAGCTGCCAGCATTGGCCAATTCCTGCTTTTTGATCAAGTCTTAAAACTACTTGCTTTGGCGTTACTTCAAGTCTGCCAAGTACCACACTGCAATTCATTTGCGTTCCTGTGGCTAATTTGTGACCATAACGGGTCACAATCAATACAAATCACAACAAAGCAATACTTGAACTTCTGCCGCCCAACTCGTTGCTCCATTATTAATTGTCTTGGCGTTCAGTCATTTACATTTTCGTCAGGATCGCTTTTTAAGTCCCTGGCGTCCACCAATTCCATTGCTGCCGCAATTGCCAATTCAACGACAAATTACACGAATTTCAATTGGGGAGTAAGATAATAAAAACTTCATGATTCCCATAATTAGCCTTGATCCGATAGTATGATTATCATCATGTTTACTTTATGACATAACCTAAAGGTCATATGCTAAAATGATCCTCTAAGAAATCGTCTCAATGAATTGCGGGCCTTCGAGGGCCGCTGTCGGGGAAACATGTTTATGACAACCTATACTCGTAGCGAGTTCGCCGGGCTATACAGCTCGTAAGAATTCACTAAGTCATTCGGCATGAGGTGGGCATAAACGGATGTGACCGCCAAGCTGGTATGCCCCATGATCCGACTCAAGATCGCGGGACTGCCGCCCAGCCTTAAGTAATGCGTTGCCGCTGAATGTCGAATTAGGTGGGGGGCGAGCTTTATTCCGCACCGGAGGCCTGTCCGTTCAAAGATTTGGTGAATGTGCCGGTATGACAGAGGCTCTCCTGTTTTTGTGCAAAACAGCTTGTCACCACCCAGCTCAGCACGAAAGCGCGTAAGGTAGTAATGGAGAACTTTGACAACCTTTGCTCCCATAGGGACTTCCCTCCACTTCCGGCCCTTGCCAAGGACCCGAACCAAGCCAGCCTTGAGATCAACATGCTCGGTGGCCAACCCTGCGATTTCGGCACGCCTAAGCATACCATCCCAGGCCAGAAGCAAGAGCGCGAAGTTGCGGTAGCCCTCAAATGACCTGCGGTTGAGGCAGGACAGGGCAAGCTCATACTCGGTCGGGGTAACGATTTCCTTAACTTTCCGCTCGCACTTGACCATTTTCAGGCCTTTAGTCGGATTTGGTTTTCCATCCCAGACGCCTTCTTCTTCAAGGTAGTTGAAAAATCGCCGGTAGGCCCGGATTCGGCCATTCACGGTCTCATCTGAGACCTTACCCAACAACGCAAGCACATAACCCTGAAGATCACGCTTGGTAAGGTTATCAATATCGATGTGTTGAATGTCGAGATAGCGGGCCAAGTGGCCCAGCCGCTCAGCGTAAACATTGATCGTGGCTTCGGTGAGTCGACGCACTCGGCAGCCAAAAAGGAACGTATCGAGGTACGTCCGCCAATTCTTCCCCATATAGAAATTGTCGACTTGGTTGTAGAGATTCTTGAGTTGGTTCATCCCTAAACTCCTATAGTCTGTGACTCATTCATGCCGGAATTCAGGGACTTGAGCCAAATGGTGCGCTGTATCTGCAAGAATTATAGCGGCTTAACAATCCGATCGTGGACTAGATGGTAGGGTCACTGCTTGGAAGGCTGTGACTCTAGCCAACTGAGTTACTCCCGCGAGCGGCAGGATTATATATATAATGTGGCCTTTCCGCAAGCGAATTTTCTTTTTCCCTGCCTCCCTGACCCGGGATTTCCCCGTCAATGATTCCAATATTAAAAAGAAATATCTCGGTATTTACATTTTAATTGCAAAATATTATGGACTCGACGGTATAAGATTCACTTATAAAATGGAGGTGATTTATGACAAAATTAAACAGGCTGTTAATTGCGGTTGCATTCGGCCTGATAATTTGTCTGGCTTCGGCCGGTATGGCGCAGTCCAACGCCGCCCCGGCCGGAACATCTGTCAGAAAACTCGATTATGTCGGCAGCGCCATGTGGACCGGCGCTCACGAGGTCCGTATGGCCGGCAATCTTGTCTATTGCGCCATGCCTTATGGCCTGGAAGTCTTCGATATAAAAGACCCTTCTCATCCCCGAATGATCGGCCAATTCCTCACTGAGGGGACCGCCCATCGCATGGCTGTCGTCGACAGCGTAGTTTATCTGGCCGATGGTGAGGACGGCCTTCTCATAATAGACTTTTCCAACCCGTCAAGTCCGAAGATTCTCGGTAATGTCGATACGCCCGGTCATGCTTACGATGTCGAAATTTCCGGGAAATACGCCTTTATTGCCGACGGCGCGTCCGGACTGCAGGTTGTCGATATATCGAAACCTTCCGCCCCGAAATTGGTCGGAACCTACGATACCCCCGGAACCGCCTACGGTGTCGCTGTCATGGGCAAGTATGCTTATATCGCCGATGGAAAAGAGGGCCTGCAAGTGATTAATATTTCCAATCCCAAATCGCCGCGCTGGACAGTCAGGGCAGACACACGGGGCGAAGCCAGGGATGTTTCTGTCGCCGGGTCATATGCCTACGTCGCCGCGGCGGACGAAGGACTGCATATTATCGATATCAAGAAGCCGACTGCCCCGTTCAGTATCGGATTTTACGATACCCCCGGTTTTGCCCGAGGTGTCGAAGTTGCCGGCAATCTGGCTTATGTCGCCGACGGTCACGCCGGATTACAGGTTATTGACGTTACCGTGCCCGATGCTCCCCGACCGATCGGTCATTGCGAAACGCCCGGATATGCCGAGGGGGTGGCGGTTGCCGGAACCATCGCCTGTATCGGTGACGGTGACGCCGGCATGCAGGTCATCGACATTTCCAAACCGCAGACGCCGCAGATTGTGGGAAGTCTTGGCCGGCCCGGTTATATCACCGATGTCGACATACTTGGTGATTATGCTTTTACCGCCTGTCATGATGCCGGATTAAGGATCATCAAAGTCTCGGATCCGACTGCCCCGCAGTTGATAGGCGAATACAACACGCCCGGCTCCGCCACGGGCGTGCAGGTCCTGGACGGTTATGCTTTCATCGCCGACGGCAGCGCCGGCCTGCAGATAGTCAATATCGCCGATCCGATGAAACCGGCGCTCGCAGGAACATACAATTCCATGTGGGTCACTGGCGATGTCGCGGTCGCGGGAAATTACGCCTATGTTGCCGACGGCGACCGGGGGCTGAAAATTGTCGATGTCACCAATCCGCAAAATCCCGATCTGGTCGGCCATCTCGATACCAACGGAAGCATCAATGGTGTCGCGGTTGAAAAGAATTACCTGTATGTGGCGGAAGGAAGCGCCGGAATGCTGATTGTCGATGTTACCGATCCGACCAATCCGCGCGCAATCGGCTCTTATGATACCCCCGGCTATTCACTGGATGTCGCCGTAAACGGTAACTATGCTTATGTCGCCGACGGGGACGGCGGTCTGCAGATTATTGATATTTCCGACAAGACAAAACCGCTTCCGGTGGCGCTGATCAAGACCGATGGCACGGCCCGCAAGGTCGCGGTCGGAAATGGGAATCTCTATGTCGCCGATGACCTCGCCGGTGTCCTGGTGTATGATATGAAAAATCCGAAAGCCCCCCAACTGGCCGCCAACTATGACACCAAGGGACGGTGTTTCGGGGTGGCCTACAAAAATGGCTTCGTTTATGCCGCCGATCTGTACGGGTTGCTTATTCTGAAGTAAACAGCGACATAGTACAGTCGCAAGTTGGAATATTCCGCGGGGTCGTGCCGAGGGCTCAAATCCGATGCATGACCTCGCTTTTATTTAGCCCTCGGAATATCCCCAACTGCCCGATGATGTCACATGTCCCTCGGTATAGTCGTACCACATCCCGGAGCATGACGGGCGGCCCGAGCCCCAGTCAACTTTCCAATCGATGGCATCATTGACATAACATTCCAGATATCCGGTTTTATCCGAACTCAGGGAAATCTTGACCTCCATATGATTGACTCCGACATACCAGTTGATCAAGACGTTGGTTTGCCCGCCAATCAAGGTCCAGCCCCAGTGATAATTCGGCGCGCCCACCAGATTCTCCGTCAATTGCATCGCTCCGATACTTTTATCATGCTTCTCACCGGCTTCGATATATGTCCAATCGGTATAATCTATCCCGGACCTGTTGCCGTTGAAAATAATTCTCCAGCCATAGGCCGAAGCGGTATCACGCCGGATCAGTTTTATCCCCAACTGGTCGGCTGTCCAGGTGTACACCACGGAATCTCCGTCGACAATACTGTCGGCGGGGGTCCCCGACGGCGTCAGATGGCTGAACAGAGAATCATACTTTTTGGCCAGCGTGGTATAGGTATATGCCTCGCCCGTAAAATTAGCCCCGCATAATAACAGCGCCTTATCGGGCGTGTTCAGACTCACCACGGATGGATTGAAAGGATTGGTACTGTCCGGGCCGACGGGATTGCTCTTCTTGCTGGAACATCCGGCCAATATAATAATCGCCAGCGCCGCGGTCAGAATTTTCGCGATGACATGCCTACTCACAATTGCCTCCAATTTATGAAACTGATCCTTATTTTTTAAAAAATGCCTTATTCAGGTACCCGCCGAAATTTAATCTCAAAAACCATCCTGTCAACCCCTCATATATATATGACGCAACCTGTGCGCGGCGTTATTTTGCTGGGGCGTATTGCCATACGCCCCTACAATACCTTTCATCACCTTCCCCCATAATGACGATCCCGCATGGATTCTGTAGGTCGAAATCCCCTGAATCCGGCGCCAGCCGGATGACGGGGTTTCGACATCTTCCCTGAAATTCGCCTTCATAACCTCTTGCCCCGCAACATCCGAAATAAAACAAAGCCGCCTAAATTTGCGGTAACCGCCAAGCGAGCAACGGCATACCGAAAGTTGGGTTTGTTTTGTGAAATTTTTTCGATATCCCCGGAAACCACTCTTTGCCCCCCGCAACATGCTCCCTCCATTGCGCTTGCGGACATGCAACCGCCGCAAATTGATTGGCTTGGTATCGCAAAACAAAGCAGGTTTGGCCTCCTCGCTCATTATAGACCATAAATATAATAGTCCTTTCTATAATTGGCCCCGCCGACCAGATCACACCGAAATGGTATCGAAAATGCAATAATAAGAAGCAAGATTCCGTCAGGAGAGACTCCTGACGGCGCTTAAAATGCTTGTAGGTCAAGCCCACTTGGAGCTTGACTCTTGAATTTTGTTCCGTGCGCGGCAGACGTCCTCGTCTGCCGCAAAAGTGATTGCCATAAAATTTCTGTCATCATATAATTAATCGTGAGCACTAGAGGAAGGATAAACGGAGATGGTCCGGCCGTCGAATTCGTAACAACATCGGCGCACAACAGACAATATCTTTTCCGCAATGATGCCATCGCTTTGAATGTGTTAAAGCAATTGAGCGAGACGGCCGGCTATTTTACAATTGCCATTATGGCCTATGTTCTAATGCCATCTCATCTGCACGCAATACTGGGACTTCCCAAAGCCAGGGATCTTTCCAAATTTATGCAGAGTTTTAAGAGTCTCTCGTCGCGGCGGATCAGGCATAAATTCGCTTATAGTATAAATGGTTTTCAGTTCGATTCGAGAACGGCATTATGGCAGCCCCGGTTTGATGATGTATTAATTATTTCTGAACTCCAGTTTAATGTGAAACTGGATTATATTCATAATAATCCGGTAAAGGCGGGTCTGGTACAGAGACCCGAGGAGTGGAAATATTCCAGCGCAGGGTTTTGGTTAAAAGAAATTCCGGGCCCGATTGTGGTAGAGAGTAGTTTTAAATGGATGGAAATTGTCTCGGAGAAATGACAGGCGGCAGACGGGGACGTCTGCCGGGCACAATAATTTAATCCATGGACAAGAAACACAGGGAATTAATCGAGTTGAATTTCAGGGGAATGCTGGAAGATGGAGAATCCCCAGAGTCAGCAATAAAAGAAATGCAACATCTCAACCCGAGGCTACTGTCCGTCCCGATGACGCAGGAAGAGGAGTCCCTGATAAACCAATTAATATTGCAGTATCAAGCCAGGGTAGGTCCAGACCCCGAGGCCACATAGGTCAGGAGCGTTTTCGGGCCTGGCAATTTTTCATCCGGCACCGATGTCAGGATCTAAGAAGATCCTGACCTACCCCAACTGACGGAACATCCAATTATAGTTCCGTCAGGTCCTTAATCCCGACTTGCAGAGTCGGGATGGTGACCTGACGGCCCCCGTCTTACCATTCTTTCCAAACCAGTTTGAATATATCAATCCCCTTGATATACGCCCCCGCACTCGACCATGGCCAATCTTCCGGATTTTGCACCAATCCGGATTTGACGGGATTATTATGAATATAGTCCAATTTAATCCTAAAGACCCTTTCCCCACCAATAGCAACGCGATCATAGCGCGGCATCCATAGATTGCTTATCCTATCAGAAATGTTATTCATAACTCTATGCGCCGTAAATTTCTTGAAGTCGCGCATGAAGTCGGCGAGACAAGAGCCGTCTATAAAAAGCAATAAATGCAGGTGACTGGGCATCAAAACATAGGCCGCGAGGCGGGCTTCATATTTCCGGGAATAAAACTGCAGCGAATCGATTAATATTTGATAGACGCCTTCCGCAGAAGCAAGGCTGGCATGTCCGGAGAAGGTCGTGGTCACAAAGAAGCAAGAATGATTCTTTTGGTCCGGAAAGCGGAGGCCCATGTTTTTATATAATTATGGTGGGGGATATTGTCAAGGACAAAGGCGTCAGTTCATCGCTCGCCGAAGCTCGCTAAGGAACTGACGCAACTATATTGATTAATTTTAGTTTCGTAGGTTACGCCGGCTCGCGGCTTGACACTTGATGGGGTGCAGAATGATGTCAGGCCCCAAGTGGGCCTGACCTACGAGGATTTTGAAAAGAGCGACATTTCAGAAAGATGTCGGGTTTCTCGTCCCTTTCGGGGCTCGAAACTCGACCTACGAAGACCCGCACCGTGCAATTATGATATCAATTTGATGTGAATCGGTCAAAGGGGTGGATAGGTACAGTGAGGTCTACAATTATGTCCGTATATTATCAAAAGCCGATCGGTCTTTGCGCCGGGCATTCATTGCGCGAAATTGCGCCAGAATATTGCTGTAATCTAAACATCTGCAATCGGTTGAGAGAAAAGATGCAAAAAATGGGGCCCCCTTTTGTATCAGAAGAAGCGAAGCCAAAGAACCGGAAACTCAAGTCCTTGCCGAACAACATAATAACCAAGATCCCCGCGCCTCCCCCTGGATTCCGGCCTGCGCCGGAATGACATTGCACGGGAGATGGATTCCGAGTCATGCCCGGAATGACATTATGAGAAGTGTGGTGCAAATCAACACACGGGCAGATGTGGACATCTGCCGCGCACATATGGTAGGGGTCGACCTATGTGTCGACCCGAAAAGGGCGGACACGCAGGTCCGCCCCTACGAAGATCATACCAGGGAAGATGTCGAAACCACAAGGGTTTCGACCT comes from the Candidatus Zixiibacteriota bacterium genome and includes:
- a CDS encoding putative Tyrosine recombinase xerD (Evidence 3 : Putative function from multiple computational evidences) produces the protein MNQLKNLYNQVDNFYMGKNWRTYLDTFLFGCRVRRLTEATINVYAERLGHLARYLDIQHIDIDNLTKRDLQGYVLALLGKVSDETVNGRIRAYRRFFNYLEEEGVWDGKPNPTKGLKMVKCERKVKEIVTPTEYELALSCLNRRSFEGYRNFALLLLAWDGMLRRAEIAGLATEHVDLKAGLVRVLGKGRKWREVPMGAKVVKVLHYYLTRFRAELGGDKLFCTKTGEPLSYRHIHQIFERTGLRCGIKLAPHLIRHSAATHYLRLGGSPAILSRIMGHTSLAVTSVYAHLMPNDLVNSYELYSPANSLRV
- a CDS encoding Genome sequencing data, contig C314 (fragment), with the protein product MTKLNRLLIAVAFGLIICLASAGMAQSNAAPAGTSVRKLDYVGSAMWTGAHEVRMAGNLVYCAMPYGLEVFDIKDPSHPRMIGQFLTEGTAHRMAVVDSVVYLADGEDGLLIIDFSNPSSPKILGNVDTPGHAYDVEISGKYAFIADGASGLQVVDISKPSAPKLVGTYDTPGTAYGVAVMGKYAYIADGKEGLQVINISNPKSPRWTVRADTRGEARDVSVAGSYAYVAAADEGLHIIDIKKPTAPFSIGFYDTPGFARGVEVAGNLAYVADGHAGLQVIDVTVPDAPRPIGHCETPGYAEGVAVAGTIACIGDGDAGMQVIDISKPQTPQIVGSLGRPGYITDVDILGDYAFTACHDAGLRIIKVSDPTAPQLIGEYNTPGSATGVQVLDGYAFIADGSAGLQIVNIADPMKPALAGTYNSMWVTGDVAVAGNYAYVADGDRGLKIVDVTNPQNPDLVGHLDTNGSINGVAVEKNYLYVAEGSAGMLIVDVTDPTNPRAIGSYDTPGYSLDVAVNGNYAYVADGDGGLQIIDISDKTKPLPVALIKTDGTARKVAVGNGNLYVADDLAGVLVYDMKNPKAPQLAANYDTKGRCFGVAYKNGFVYAADLYGLLILK
- a CDS encoding exported hypothetical protein (Evidence 5 : Unknown function), which gives rise to MSRHVIAKILTAALAIIILAGCSSKKSNPVGPDSTNPFNPSVVSLNTPDKALLLCGANFTGEAYTYTTLAKKYDSLFSHLTPSGTPADSIVDGDSVVYTWTADQLGIKLIRRDTASAYGWRIIFNGNRSGIDYTDWTYIEAGEKHDKSIGAMQLTENLVGAPNYHWGWTLIGGQTNVLINWYVGVNHMEVKISLSSDKTGYLECYVNDAIDWKVDWGSGRPSCSGMWYDYTEGHVTSSGSWGYSEG
- a CDS encoding hypothetical protein (Evidence 5 : Unknown function), translated to MSEEAKPALFCDTKPINLRRLHVRKRNGGSMLRGAKSGFRGYRKNFTKQTQLSVCRCSLGGYRKFRRLCFISDVAGQEVMKANFREDVETPSSGWRRIQGISTYRIHAGSSLWGKVMKGIVGAYGNTPQQNNAAHRLRHIYMRG
- a CDS encoding conserved hypothetical protein (Evidence 4 : Unknown function but conserved in other organisms) translates to MSTRGRINGDGPAVEFVTTSAHNRQYLFRNDAIALNVLKQLSETAGYFTIAIMAYVLMPSHLHAILGLPKARDLSKFMQSFKSLSSRRIRHKFAYSINGFQFDSRTALWQPRFDDVLIISELQFNVKLDYIHNNPVKAGLVQRPEEWKYSSAGFWLKEIPGPIVVESSFKWMEIVSEK